The Sphingobium aromaticiconvertens genome has a segment encoding these proteins:
- a CDS encoding glutathione S-transferase, translating into MTIIVHHLENSRSQRILWLLEELGEPYEVRRYERNPRTMRAPKALRAIHPLGKSPVVEVDGRRLIETGAIVEYLVTRAGGRFGPPADADGAIRWREFLHYAEGSMMPPLLALLVVGKLGLLGRPARGPVLAMLGEHLDWLESELAARPYFAGADFSAADVMMSFPLEASRSRGGLDGSRPNLIRWREEMHARPGYQAALKAGGPYAYA; encoded by the coding sequence ATGACGATCATCGTCCACCATCTGGAAAACAGCCGATCACAGCGCATCCTGTGGCTGCTGGAAGAACTGGGCGAACCCTATGAAGTGCGGCGTTACGAGCGTAATCCCCGGACGATGCGCGCGCCGAAGGCGTTGCGCGCCATTCATCCGCTAGGCAAGTCGCCTGTCGTCGAAGTCGATGGCCGCCGCCTGATCGAGACGGGCGCGATCGTCGAATATCTGGTCACGCGCGCAGGAGGGCGGTTCGGTCCCCCCGCTGACGCGGATGGTGCAATCCGCTGGCGCGAATTTCTCCATTATGCAGAAGGGTCGATGATGCCGCCGCTGCTGGCGTTGCTGGTGGTTGGCAAGCTGGGCTTGCTCGGGCGGCCTGCGCGCGGGCCGGTGCTGGCGATGCTGGGCGAACATCTCGACTGGCTGGAAAGCGAACTGGCCGCGCGCCCCTATTTCGCGGGCGCCGATTTCAGCGCCGCCGACGTCATGATGAGCTTTCCGCTGGAGGCCTCTCGCTCACGCGGCGGACTGGACGGTTCGCGCCCGAACCTGATCCGCTGGCGCGAAGAGATGCACGCCCGACCCGGTTATCAGGCCGCGCTGAAAGCCGGTGGCCCCTATGCTTACGCCTGA
- a CDS encoding Xaa-Pro peptidase family protein: MLTPDRRALLKYGLVAGGLALTPRLFAQERAGEALKPITGDAVPTGRAERANRLARAQKMMQAQDIDALLVEPGASLIYYTGVRWWRSERLTAAVIPAQGAPIIVCPFFEKPSIDESLQIPAEIRVWQEDENPLALVAGFLTEKGLAKGRIGIEETVRYFAVDGLKAALPNATIVKDPVTRAIRMRKTAAEIALMEKAADVTMAAYRWTIPQVKAGMTPADIGALMAAATKALGGEVEFNLILLGEAAAYPHGSGKPQAVRPGEVVLMDCGCTVEDYQSDISRTFVHGAAPSAEQRKVWDAVATGQKIAFATAKLGVPAGSVDDAVRRHYEQLGYGPRYQLPGLSHRTGHGIGMEGHEPVNLVHGEATPLDVGMCFSNEPGLYLPGRFGVRLEDCFHMTPQGPKWFSVPPASLDDPIG; this comes from the coding sequence ATGCTTACGCCTGATCGCCGCGCGCTCTTGAAATACGGCCTCGTTGCTGGCGGCCTCGCCCTGACGCCACGCCTCTTCGCGCAGGAACGGGCGGGCGAAGCGCTGAAACCCATTACCGGCGACGCGGTACCGACCGGCCGGGCCGAGCGCGCCAACCGGCTGGCCCGCGCGCAGAAGATGATGCAGGCGCAGGACATCGACGCCCTGCTGGTCGAACCGGGCGCCTCGCTTATCTATTATACCGGCGTGCGCTGGTGGCGTAGTGAGCGGCTGACGGCGGCGGTCATCCCGGCGCAGGGCGCGCCGATCATCGTCTGCCCTTTTTTCGAAAAACCCTCGATCGACGAATCGCTGCAAATCCCGGCGGAAATTCGCGTCTGGCAGGAGGACGAAAATCCACTGGCGCTGGTCGCCGGCTTCCTTACGGAGAAGGGGCTGGCAAAGGGCCGGATCGGCATCGAGGAAACGGTGCGCTATTTCGCTGTCGATGGCCTGAAGGCCGCGCTGCCAAATGCAACGATCGTCAAAGACCCGGTCACGCGCGCCATCCGCATGCGGAAAACCGCCGCCGAAATTGCGCTGATGGAAAAGGCGGCCGATGTGACCATGGCCGCCTATCGCTGGACCATTCCCCAAGTGAAGGCGGGCATGACCCCGGCGGATATCGGCGCGCTGATGGCTGCCGCGACCAAGGCGTTGGGCGGCGAAGTAGAGTTCAACCTGATCTTGCTTGGCGAAGCCGCTGCCTATCCGCACGGCTCGGGCAAGCCACAGGCGGTTCGGCCGGGCGAAGTCGTGCTGATGGATTGCGGCTGCACGGTCGAGGATTATCAATCCGATATCAGCCGCACCTTCGTGCATGGCGCAGCCCCCTCGGCGGAGCAGCGCAAGGTCTGGGACGCTGTGGCGACCGGTCAGAAGATCGCGTTCGCCACGGCCAAGCTGGGCGTGCCCGCCGGATCGGTCGATGATGCCGTCCGCCGCCATTATGAACAGCTAGGCTATGGGCCGCGCTACCAGTTGCCCGGTCTGTCCCACCGCACCGGCCACGGGATCGGCATGGAGGGGCATGAGCCGGTCAATCTGGTGCATGGAGAAGCAACGCCGCTGGACGTCGGCATGTGCTTTTCCAACGAGCCGGGTCTCTATCTGCCGGGTCGTTTTGGGGTCCGGCTGGAGGATTGTTTCCACATGACTCCGCAGGGACCGAAGTGGTTTTCGGTGCCGCCAGCCTCTCTGGATGACCCGATCGGCTGA